From the Argentina anserina chromosome 3, drPotAnse1.1, whole genome shotgun sequence genome, the window aaagaaggcatgcagcaaattaatgagaagaggtaagaaaaatcaaacatggttgTAGCAATTAAAGACtcttgctgcctccctaattcaaaggaagaaatgtgtgcaaaagaaatcagcattaaaggaggaagaatatATGCAACCAATttccaatccttatagaaatcagaattgtggcagtgcagatcatccaaatttgacaggctcccctggacagctcaaaatgattcagaaaatgcatgatatatggatggaaaGCTACGGAAGTCTGGTTGAAAATGCCAATTGGAAACAtatcaatatctattttctagagaaagttatggtcacaacaaggcacaaaggtcagatctgccgaattgagaaaatctaggaaacctcaaccaatttggtttcaactttgtggactttgtggccagcctcccttgggtttcttcctctatatatatagcacctcatttccacataaaatgatgatcaaccttgcacacaagtatagcccaagattttctcaaacactttcattcaccaagaaccatagaattCGAATTCACCActcttcaccatattttctgtccaaagctttgGAGCCTAGGATATCATACTCTtaaagatctcgtgctacctttGTAAGAAACCTtaggaggagaattataaagtgtaactctatgatcttcatatttagttttagagtttttatgttcttgtttttgcatgatttatgtttaggttttgttaaagttatttttattcttatctatgagatatttgtaacttttgaatgacatgatgaattaaggttttcggttttaattcaatgattttaggttttatgtcatgagtttctgtttatttatgttcttaattcattttcggtgtattcttatattgcatgtgtgattaagacaagtagttgatgtagcatatgttaatcattcaaagttaaaaatgaTTTTAATACAAgtggttgattaattgtttgtcccctttgttcctccactgattatgatcttaagttcgacattggataggtgtttaaacatgttgatttctctttgtgatacgtaattccatgatgaattggtatgttaaaTTTcttagcaagacaagtagttgagctcgataatatccatgtattaggaaccaagtaggaacttgatgcatgatcgaatttaagatgaactatgatacttacggcatgaacatgattgagagtagatttcgttacctttgttcttatgttatttgtttggtaattgcttatgtgttggttggttgatcacatgtatatattagtttaggttttattttatgtttgatctgaaatatatctcaaatcttttaaactcttatgaattcgttgttaaatgtttgtgattctttaccctggttggatccccggtttgtgaacgataccctcgtGCTTTATACCACTAACGAtacttacagggttaatattgatctcgagtaatcgaccCGATCATGGATAAAGTCATGAAAGTCACAGAAGAACTTTGTCAAGTAGTACAACGAAAAAACATTGACATTGGAGAAGCAATGAAGTTTTCAATGTACAAAAGAAATTCTACAAGATATGAGAGATGATGGTTGGGATGATTTAGTTATGGTTCTTGCATCTTTTTGTGAGAAACATGATATTGTTATGTCTGATATGAGTGCTCGTTGGTTTGATGGTACAGGTCGTCCATGTTAACAGAAGAATTTCATCACCAATGAGCACCACTTCCGTGTAGAGGTATTTAATGCGGTACTTGACTTTCAATTAAGTGAGCTAAATAAGAGGTTCAATGAAAGATCTTGTGAACTCCTTATGCTCACTTCAATTTTGGATCCTCATGATAATTCAGCCTCTTCGAAACTCAAAAGGTACTCCTTCTTGCTAAGAAGTTTTATCCTCAAGATTTTATGCATGATGACCTTCTTACTTTGGAATTGGAGTGTGCATGTTATAAGAAGGATATGACTCACGATGTAGCATTTCACACCTTAGATTCTTTGTCTGATCTATGTCGGCTACTTGtacaaagaagaaaattagACTTTTATCCTATGATCTATAggttgatttgtttggtgttaACTCTGCTTGTTTCTACTGCAACAACTGAGAGAGCTTTTTCATCCATGAACATTATCAAAAACAaacttagaaacaagatagaaGATGATTTTCTTAATGATTGCATGGTGCTTCACATTAAAAAAGAATTTGCTGAAGCGGTTGACAAGATTATGTGATTCAGGAGTTTGAAGCTTTGGCTACTCGTAGAATTAAGTTTAGTTAGTTTTTATTAATAGGTTTGAGAGTAAGGTTTGCAAGTCCCCCtatgtatgtttattattttcaataaatcacaaCATTTAATACCGTTGAGCAAATTTTTATCTGTTTAAATTAGCCCATGTGACATTCTAattctggatccgccactgcgtATGAATCGATCGTGGAACATACATCTTAATTATCTACTTTCGGTCTCAAGGAAGATTTCAACAGACAATTTCCTATTAATGGTAGAGAAAAAATATTTGTAGAGAACAAACCCAAACAATGCATCAGACAGACTGACCTTGCTACGTACCAAAATGCGTCTCATGAGCGTCCAATACATAATTGAATAAGGCAAGAATTGGTCTAAAAACAATAGCTTAATTCACATTTAAGATCATATATATGCTAGAAAGCTAGCTTCTTCGAAATCCTGCTCAAATAAACAAATTTTAATCAAGTTCGCTTGCTTTTTCCGGAAGGTCTAAAATATGAATGTGCATGTCAAGATCTTGGAATGCTAAAATTACCATCTAATTAGATAATATAGTACGTAGAGTAACAACAACATAATCACATGTAATAACACAAGTAACAACAACACAATCACATGTAATaacaatatttaaaaaaacaatcaCATGTAACAGCACAACTTGAACTTGAATCATGGATCTCACAATCCTTTAAGTCtcgaaaactaaaaaaaattaaaacatagtGTAGAATTCTAGAATGTAGATAACAGTACCATTACTGAATGGAATTAGATTAAACTCCAATTACAGGAAAGCCTTTCTTTCTTCCATTTGAGgttctctctctatctctctcccATATCATATCCTTCAAAATGTCTTCATCACTATCCTTTAACTCTACCACAACTCAACAAAAACAAGCAAACCCGTTATCTTTTGGGGTTTTATTCAAAGCTCTAGCAAATTCAAGCTTAATCCTTTTAACGTTTTACATTTCAAGCTTAATCCTCATATTGTTTTACATTTTGATCTTTGACAAATCAAGTTACTATCAACCTTCCAATTTACTGAGAACCATCCAACAAAACTTCTCGGACCCGACTATGTGCCCCCCTGGTCACCCTCCTACCAATTTAAGCCACATTGTGATCGGAATGGTCGGCTCTGTCAACACATTGAAGGACAAAACAGCTTACATGGAAGCATGGTGGCGGCCTAATATCACCCAAGGATACCTCTTTCTGGATAGAGCTCCTACTGCAGAGTTTTTGCCTTGGCCTTCATCTTACCCTCCTTTTCGTGTCAATGAGGACGTCGCTAAATTAAAACTGTACTCGAAACTTGTGAATCCGGTACAAGTGCGAATAGTTCGTTCTATTTTGGAGTTATTTAGAGAAGACAAAGAGGCAAGATGGTATGTAATGTCGGATGATGACACCATTTTTATGGttgataatttggttgaagttctGGCAACGTATGACCATACCAAGTACCATTACATCGGTACGAGTTCGGAATGTGTAAAatctaattttgatttttcattCGATATGGCTTATGGTGGCGCTGGTTATATTTTGAGCAACCCTCTGGTTGCAGTATTGTCAACAAAGTTGGACGAATGTATTGAGAGATATTCATACTCCTGGGTTAGCGACTTTACATTACATGAATGTTTAACCGATTTAGGAGTTTCTTTAACTCAAGAACAGGGACTTCACCAGGTAACCATTTAATTTATTACATTTTGATAACCAGTTATCAACTGATACAGTAACTTATATCTTGGGACTTTATTTCTATCATATTCTCTGAATACATTATCAAAATTATATAGTGTGGCAGTAATggcagtatatatattattacgAACACCTATCACTCGAACTTGTAATTTCTAAATGAGATCAGACGAGTCAGCAATCTCTGGTGGTGTACTCACTATACAGTGTATATATATCGTAACTTTAGCTCATAGTTGACAGCATATTTTTCTAACCCTAAAATCTTGAGTTTGAAATCTTCTTCCCTGCTTCTTTCTGTACATACTGTGAGCAACAGTACTTCAATTTCTCAGACTTATACTTTTATAATTGAGTTTTATTGTTACTATTGTTATTGAATCTAATGCCCCATATATATTTTGGTGTTGAATCACAGATTGATCTCCATGGTGACATATCAGGTCTTTTATCTTCTCACCCTCAATCTCCATTCCTCTCCCTCCACCACCTCGATACAATTGACCCAATTTTCCCATCCATGAACCGGTCTGAGTCCATTAACCATCTCATGAAAGCGGCAAAAGTTGAACATTCACGTCTGCTTCAACAAACAATATGCTACCACAGACCAAGCAATTGGTCTTTCTCAATCTCATGGGGCTATTCTGCACACATATACGAGAATATAATCCCCCGGAGCATTTTACGGAGGCCCATCGAGACATTCTTGCCCTGGAAGAAGAACGCAAGACTACCATTTTACATGTTCAATACCAGGTGGCGCTCCAGCGATCCATGCCAAGCTCCGCatgtgttttattttgattctgTTGATCAGAGTGTTGAAGGAACCAAGACTGTTACCACATATTCAAGAGTAGCTCCGCGTGGTCTGGCGTCGTGTTCTTCAAGTGGTAACCACTCTGCGGATTCCATGACCAAAATTGAGGTCTATTCATCTCTAGAATTCCCCTTGGAGGTGGGTGGAAAGGAATGCTGCGACGTAGTAGATGCAGATGATATGAACACTACTCGAGTAATGTATAGGCCATGCATGGAAACTGAATTTATCGCATAATGTTGCAAAAGGGTTATGTTTAATTATGACTGATCCAAAGAATTAGCTAGGTACATAGCACATAATAATACGGAAGCTCTGACTGTCAAAGTTGCTCTAATTCTTGAAATCTCAGAATAGGAAAGTATGGCAGCAGTTGCATGCTGCATGCACTTTAGGGTTATGGAACTGTTGACATCGTTTTCTAACTCCGAGTACATGATCAAAGTAACTCACATGCAAGTAGCAATAAGTTGAACTGGTTGAGTTAATGGTGTACACAAACACGTACATATATTGAAGATCGATCATAACTCATAAAGGTGACGTCCGCAAAATACCCTGCGCAAATTACATGTGAATCATTATTCGTCCTACTTACTACAATTTTTTTCGACGAGACGTAGTTACTAGATAATTGTGTTTGTGAAAATTCTTCAATTGCTGAGTTGAGTTGATACGTggatgaagaaagaaaagaatgaagtGGAAATAGTAAACAATTGCACAGACACGATAATAGTGGAAAAAGAGAGAATTTTTCACCCACCAAGCAAATAGGGCCAAATATTTCCACCATGAACTTATTCGTGGCTAAGAGAGTGGCATTTGCCAACCATTAGCTTAATTATCAATCTGATCATGGGGCTATTCTGTTCACATTTGCGAAAATGATTTCCCTCACAGCACTTCACAGAGACCCCTCGAGAGATTCAGGCCTTGGAATTCAGAGAAATGGGAGACTACCATTCAACACGAGGTCACCCTCCAACGATCCTTGTGAAGCTCCTCATGTGTGCTACTTCAACTCTGTTGATCGTCGTGTTGAAGGAAGGAAGCTCGTTACGACTTGTTCAAGAGTAGCTCTGCCTGGTTTGCTCTCTTGTTCTTCAACTTTTAAACCACTCTTGCAGATTCCATCAC encodes:
- the LOC126787248 gene encoding uncharacterized protein LOC126787248, which translates into the protein MCPPGHPPTNLSHIVIGMVGSVNTLKDKTAYMEAWWRPNITQGYLFLDRAPTAEFLPWPSSYPPFRVNEDVAKLKLYSKLVNPVQVRIVRSILELFREDKEARWYVMSDDDTIFMVDNLVEVLATYDHTKYHYIGTSSECVKSNFDFSFDMAYGGAGYILSNPLVAVLSTKLDECIERYSYSWVSDFTLHECLTDLGVSLTQEQGLHQIDLHGDISGLLSSHPQSPFLSLHHLDTIDPIFPSMNRSESINHLMKAAKVEHSRLLQQTICYHRPSNWSFSISWGYSAHIYENIIPRSILRRPIETFLPWKKNARLPFYMFNTRWRSSDPCQAPHVFYFDSVDQSVEGTKTVTTYSRVAPRGLASCSSSGNHSADSMTKIEVYSSLEFPLEVGGKECCDVVDADDMNTTRVMYRPCMETEFIA